The genomic DNA ATCGCCTTCGGTGACTTCGGTGCGGGATACACCGTGGCCGAGCGTCCCGACCTGCGCGTGCTGCGCGATCCGTTCAGCGCCAAGCCGCACGTCCTGTTCTATGCCACCAAGCGCGTCGGCGGTGCGGTCAGTGATTTTGCGGCGATCAAGCTGCTGAAGTTCAGCGTCGCCTGATCCCGATCCGCGCCGCAGGCCTGGGGAGGCTTTCGCGGCGCGGAAATCCGGGTGCGTTGCCACACGGCAAGGTCCGCGTTGTCCAGCTGCTCATTTCCGTCCGAGCAATGCGGGCAGGCGGCGCGCCCGGACCCTGATCCACCCACCATGCCACAGGATTTGCGGAGAATTTCCATGATGTTAGTCGAATTGAGCAGCGTGCCGCCCGCAGCGCTGGCCGTGGCGGGGTTCAAGGACCATCTGCGGCTGGGGTCGGGGTTCGCCGATGACGGGTTGCAGGACGAGACGCTGGAGGCCTTTCTGCGTGCAGCGCTGGCGTCGATCGAGGCGCGCACCGGCAAGGTGCTGCTGGAGCGGGAGTTCCGCTGGTCGGTGACGGCGTGGCGCGCGCGGGACCGGCAGGCACTGCCGTTGGCACCGGTCAGCGCGATTGCGGCGATGGTGCAGGTGGATCGCAACGGGACACGGGTGCCCGTGACCGCCTCGCGCTATACGTTGGAGCCGGATCAACAACGGCCCGCCGTCGTGGCCTTTGGCACCAGTTTGCCCAGCGTGCCGCGCGGCGGTCGCATCGAGATCGACCTTCTGGCGGGCTACGGTCCCGAATGGTCTGACCTGCCCGCCGATCTGGCGCAGGCGGTGATGCTGCTGGCGGCGCATTTCTATGAATTCCGCAGCGACTCGGCGCTGCACGGGGCGTCGATGCCGTTCAGCGTGACCGCGCTGATCGAACGCTACCGCACGGTGCGTCTGTTCATGGGGGGCCGGTCATGACCCTGCCGCTGCTGAACCGCAAGCTGGTGCTTGAGACGGCGGTGCGCACGCCCGACAGGGCCGGAGGTTATGGCATCGCCTGGCGGCCGCTGGGCACGCTTTGGGCCGAGATCAAGGCGGGGTCAGGGACCGCGCGGGGTGCCAATGGGCTGGAGCTGAGCCGGGTGCCGCTGCGGATCACCGTGCGCGCGGCCCCTGTGGGGTCCGAGGCGCGTCCTGCGGCGGGGCAGCGGTTCCGCGAGGGCGCGCGCGTCTATGCAATCCTTGCCGTGACAGAGCGTGACACGCTGGCACGTTTCCTGACGTGCCACGCCGAAGAGGAGGTGGTGGCATGAGCTATGCGATGTCGCAGGCGTTGCAGGTCGCCGTCTTTACGCGGTTGAGCGAGGACGCGGGCCTCACGGATCTGGTGGGGATGGCGGTCTTTGACGCGTTGCCGCCGGGCGATGTGCCGCAGCTGTACGTGGCGCTGGGGTCCGAGAAGGCGCGTGATGTGTCCGACGCCGACGGCTGCGGAGCGATCCACGACTTCACGATCTCGGTCGTCACGGATCTGGCGGGTTTTGCCATGGCGAAGCGCGCGGCCGCGGCGGTCTGTGATGCGCTGCTGGCGGAACCGCTGATGCTGGGGCGCGGGCGGGTGCTGGGGTTCCGCTTTTTCAAGGCGGAGGCCGCGCGGGTCGGCACCGGTGATACGCGCCGGATCGACCTGATTTTCCGGGCCCGTCTGTCGGACGACTGACGCACGCCTTTCTTCAATCCAAGGAGCAATGACATGGCAGCACAGAGTGGCAAGGACCTTTTGGTCAAGGTGGACATGACCGGCGACGGTCTGTTCGAAAGCGCGGCGGGCCTGCGGGCGACGCGCATCAGTTTCAACGCGGAAAGCGTCGATGTGACCAGTCTGGAGAGTGCGGGCGGCTGGCGCGAGCTGCTGGGCGGGGCCGGTGTGAAGACGGCGAGCATCTCCGGCTCGGGCATCTTTCGCGATGCGGTGACGGACGAGCGGATGCGGCAGGTGTTCTTTGACGGCGAGACGCCGGATTTTCAGGTCATCATCCCCGACTTCGGCACGGTGACGGGGCCGTTCCAGATCTCCTCCATCGAATACGCGGGCACCTTCGATGGCGAGGCGACCTATGAGCTGTCGCTGAACTCTGCGGGCGCCATCAGCTTTGTCGCGGCGATCTAGATGGTGAACCCGCTGGCAGGAGAGGTCCGCGTGACCGTCGACGGCGTGCCGCACGTGGCCAAGCTGACGCTGGGCGCGCTGGCGGAACTGGAGGCGGCGCTCGAGGAAGGATCGCTGGTCGATCTGGTCGAGCGGTTCGAGTCCGGGCGCTATCGCGGACGCGACGTGCTGGCGCTGCTGGTGGCTGGGCTGCGCGGCGGGGGATGGCGCGGCAGTGCGGCGGATCTGCTGAGCGCGGATCTGGCGGGCGGACCGGTCGATGCGGCGCGGGTGGCAGCAGAGTTGCTGGCCCGCGCCTTTACCCCGCCGCAATGACCGGGGCGCTGGACTGGGCCGGGCTGATGCGGGCGGGTCTGCACGGTCTGCGGCTGACGCCTGATCAGTTCTGGCGGCTGACGCCGGCGGAGCTGGCGCTGATGTTGGGGCAGGGGGCGCAGGCGCGGCCCCTTGGGCGGGCCGCGCTGGATGACTTGATGACGGCGTATCCTGACGCCGCGAAAGGAGCCTTGGATGAATGAAATGGATCAGATCGACAGCCTCGATGTTACCACGGCGGCGCTGGAGCGGACGCTGGGCGATACTGCCGCGATGGCCGCATCCTTTGATGCCACCCTGCGCGGCATGCAGGGCACGCTGGGCGA from Loktanella sp. M215 includes the following:
- a CDS encoding head-tail connector protein, giving the protein MMLVELSSVPPAALAVAGFKDHLRLGSGFADDGLQDETLEAFLRAALASIEARTGKVLLEREFRWSVTAWRARDRQALPLAPVSAIAAMVQVDRNGTRVPVTASRYTLEPDQQRPAVVAFGTSLPSVPRGGRIEIDLLAGYGPEWSDLPADLAQAVMLLAAHFYEFRSDSALHGASMPFSVTALIERYRTVRLFMGGRS
- a CDS encoding head-tail adaptor protein, with the translated sequence MTLPLLNRKLVLETAVRTPDRAGGYGIAWRPLGTLWAEIKAGSGTARGANGLELSRVPLRITVRAAPVGSEARPAAGQRFREGARVYAILAVTERDTLARFLTCHAEEEVVA
- a CDS encoding DUF3168 domain-containing protein: MSYAMSQALQVAVFTRLSEDAGLTDLVGMAVFDALPPGDVPQLYVALGSEKARDVSDADGCGAIHDFTISVVTDLAGFAMAKRAAAAVCDALLAEPLMLGRGRVLGFRFFKAEAARVGTGDTRRIDLIFRARLSDD
- a CDS encoding phage major tail protein, TP901-1 family, which translates into the protein MAAQSGKDLLVKVDMTGDGLFESAAGLRATRISFNAESVDVTSLESAGGWRELLGGAGVKTASISGSGIFRDAVTDERMRQVFFDGETPDFQVIIPDFGTVTGPFQISSIEYAGTFDGEATYELSLNSAGAISFVAAI
- a CDS encoding gene transfer agent family protein, with protein sequence MVNPLAGEVRVTVDGVPHVAKLTLGALAELEAALEEGSLVDLVERFESGRYRGRDVLALLVAGLRGGGWRGSAADLLSADLAGGPVDAARVAAELLARAFTPPQ
- a CDS encoding rcc01693 family protein; translated protein: MTGALDWAGLMRAGLHGLRLTPDQFWRLTPAELALMLGQGAQARPLGRAALDDLMTAYPDAAKGALDE